A genomic stretch from Malus domestica chromosome 15, GDT2T_hap1 includes:
- the LOC139192013 gene encoding classical arabinogalactan protein 4-like, with amino-acid sequence MAQALGAAPTASPPTATPPTATPPSAIPVPSPNKTPIVSPTPSPVTVPTPSASPLAFTPAYTPSAESPSSPPAPSSPSPNSPPAEALPPSNIKNLLTCK; translated from the coding sequence ATGGCCCAGGCCCTAGGAGCTGCACCCACAGCCTCACCACCAACCGCCACCCCACCAACCGCTACACCGCCATCAGCCATACCAGTTCCATCACCCAACAAAACACCAATCGTGTCACCAACTCCATCACCAGTGACAGTACCAACCCCAAGTGCCTCCCCACTAGCTTTCACACCAGCTTATACGCCATCTGCTGAGTCTCCGTCGTCCCCACCTGCTCCTTCTAGCCCAAGCCCGAACTCCCCACCGGCTGAGGCTCTTCCTCCAAGTAACATCAAGAACCTCCTGACCTGCAAATAG